A single window of Balaenoptera ricei isolate mBalRic1 chromosome 15, mBalRic1.hap2, whole genome shotgun sequence DNA harbors:
- the NTHL1 gene encoding endonuclease III-like protein 1 isoform X3, with protein MCSPQESGMNAVGVRMVTRSRSRGPGAGQQGRREKPAPLRREEAAAEGRKSYSPVKRQRKAPRLNVAYEASEGEKGEGAEHLQSPAWEPQDWRRQLENIRTMRSGKDAPVDQLGAEHCYDLSAPPKNKVKYIKQTSAILQQRYDGDIPASLAELVALPGVGPKMAHLAMAVAWGTVSGIAVDTHVHRIVNRLRWTKKATKSPEETRRALEEWLPRELWSEINGLLVGFGQQTCLPLRPRCQACLNRALCPAAHGL; from the exons ATGTGTAGTCCGCAGGAATCCGGCATGAATGCGGTGGGCGTGAGGATGGTGACCCGCAGCCGGAGCCGGGGACCCGGGGCCGGTCAGCAGGGGCGTAGGGAGAAGCCAGCGCCGCTCCGGAGAGAAGAGGCGGCTGCAG AAGGTAGGAAAAGCTACAGCCCTGTGAAGCGTCAGCGGAAGGCTCCAAGACTGAATGTGGCATACGAGgcctcagaaggtgagaaaggagaGGGGGCCGAGCATCTCCAGTCACCAGCCTGGGAGCCTCAGGACTGGCGGCGGCAGCTGGAGAACATCCGGACCATGAGGAGTGGAAAGGACGCACCCGTGGACCAGCTGGGGGCTGAGCACTGCTATGACCTCAGTGCACCCCCGAAG AACAAGGTGAAGTACATCAAGCAGACCAGTGCTATCCTGCAGCAGCGCTATGATGGGGACATCCCAGCCTCCTTGGCAGAGCTGGTGGCACTGCCAGGCGTCGGGCCCAAGATGGCGCACTTGGCCATGGCAGTGGCCTGGGGCACTGTGTCAGGCATTG CAGTGGACACACACGTGCACAGAATCGTAAACCGACTCAGATGGACCAAGAAGGCAACCAAGTCCCCGGAGGAGACCCGCAGGGCACTGGAGGAGTGGCTGCCCAG GGAGCTGTGGAGCGAGATCAATGGACTGCTGGTGGGCTTTGGCCAGCAGACTTGCCTGCCCCTCCGCCCGCGCTGCCAGGCCTGCCTCAACCGGGCCCTGTGCCCAGCTGCACACGGACTCTGA
- the NHERF2 gene encoding Na(+)/H(+) exchange regulatory cofactor NHE-RF2 isoform X1, with protein sequence MAAPEPLRPRLCRLVRGEHGYGFHLHGEKGRRGQFIRRVEPGSPAEAAALRAGDRLIEVNGVNVEGETHHQVVQRIKAVEGQTRLLVVDKETDEELRRRQLTCTEEMAQRGLPPAHDPWEPKPDWARGGSLSSEVVQKDVNGPLRELRPRLCHLQKGPQGYGFNLHSDKSRPGQYIRSVDPGSPAAHSGLRAQDRLIEVNGQNVEGLRHAEVVASIKAREDEARLLVVDPETDEHFKRLRVTPTEEHVEGWQYLEARPFSGERPPPEPHCSRGQGEGESHQGQQAGAADGLEPEARDLQQLLSPPCLFPAGLLLHGPWALPLGPAQSSPQWTGGGILTPQAVVVPPPPKNQPVPQ encoded by the exons ATGGCCGCACCGGAGCCTCTGCGGCCGCGTCTGTGCCGCCTGGTGCGCGGCGAGCACGGCTACGGCTTCCACCTGCACGGCGAGAAGGGCCGCCGCGGGCAGTTCATTCGGCGCGTGGAGCCCGGTTCCCCGGCGGAGGCGGCCGCACTGCGCGCCGGAGACCGGCTGATCGAGGTCAACGGCGTCAACGTGGAGGGTGAGACGCACCACCAG GTGGTGCAGAGGATCAAGGCCGTGGAGGGGCAGACTCGGCTGCTGGTGGTGGACAAGGAGACGGACGAAGAGCTCCGCCGGCGGCAACTGACCTGCACTGAGGAGATGGCCCAGCGAGGGCTGCCGCCTGCCCACGACCCCTGGGAGCCAAAGCCGGACTGGGCACGAGGGGGCAGCCTCAGCTCTGAGGTCGTTCAGAAG GATGTCAACGGGCCCCTGAGGGAGCTGCGCCCGAGGCTCTGCCACCTGCAAAAAGGCCCCCAGGGCTACGGGTTTAACCTGCACAGTGACAAGTCCCGGCCTGGACAGTATATCCGCTCGGTGGACCCGGGCTCACCTGCTGCCCACTCTGGCCTCCGTGCCCAGGACCGACTCATAGAG GTGAACGGGCAGAATGTGGAGGGGCTGCGCCACGCGGAGGTGGTTGCCAGCATCAAGGCACGGGAGGACGAGGCCCGGCTGCTTGTGGTGGACCCCGAAACAGATGAGCACTTCAAGCGGCTGCGGGTCACACCCACTGAGGAGCATGTGGAAG GATGGCAGTACCTGGAAGCGCGACCCTTTTCAGGAGAGCGGCCTCCACCTGAGCCCCACTGCAGCCGAGGCCAAGGAGAAGGTGAGAGCCACCAGGGTCAACAAGCGGGCGCCGCAGATGGACTGGAACCGGAAGCGAGAGATCTTCAGCAACTTCTGAGCCCTCCCTGCCTGTTTCCTGCCGGGCTCCTCCTGCACGGACCTTGGGCCTTGCCCCTCGGGCCCGCCCAGAGCTCCCCTCAGTGGACTGGAGGGGGCATCCTTACTCCCCAAGCCGTGGTGGTCCCACCACCACCCAAGAACCAACCTGTGCCCCAGTGA
- the NHERF2 gene encoding Na(+)/H(+) exchange regulatory cofactor NHE-RF2 isoform X2, with protein sequence MAAPEPLRPRLCRLVRGEHGYGFHLHGEKGRRGQFIRRVEPGSPAEAAALRAGDRLIEVNGVNVEGETHHQVVQRIKAVEGQTRLLVVDKETDEELRRRQLTCTEEMAQRGLPPAHDPWEPKPDWARGGSLSSEVVQKDVNGPLRELRPRLCHLQKGPQGYGFNLHSDKSRPGQYIRSVDPGSPAAHSGLRAQDRLIEVNGQNVEGLRHAEVVASIKAREDEARLLVVDPETDEHFKRLRVTPTEEHVEGPLPSPVTNGTSSAQLNGGSVCSSRSDLPDLDKDTEDGSTWKRDPFQESGLHLSPTAAEAKEKVRATRVNKRAPQMDWNRKREIFSNF encoded by the exons ATGGCCGCACCGGAGCCTCTGCGGCCGCGTCTGTGCCGCCTGGTGCGCGGCGAGCACGGCTACGGCTTCCACCTGCACGGCGAGAAGGGCCGCCGCGGGCAGTTCATTCGGCGCGTGGAGCCCGGTTCCCCGGCGGAGGCGGCCGCACTGCGCGCCGGAGACCGGCTGATCGAGGTCAACGGCGTCAACGTGGAGGGTGAGACGCACCACCAG GTGGTGCAGAGGATCAAGGCCGTGGAGGGGCAGACTCGGCTGCTGGTGGTGGACAAGGAGACGGACGAAGAGCTCCGCCGGCGGCAACTGACCTGCACTGAGGAGATGGCCCAGCGAGGGCTGCCGCCTGCCCACGACCCCTGGGAGCCAAAGCCGGACTGGGCACGAGGGGGCAGCCTCAGCTCTGAGGTCGTTCAGAAG GATGTCAACGGGCCCCTGAGGGAGCTGCGCCCGAGGCTCTGCCACCTGCAAAAAGGCCCCCAGGGCTACGGGTTTAACCTGCACAGTGACAAGTCCCGGCCTGGACAGTATATCCGCTCGGTGGACCCGGGCTCACCTGCTGCCCACTCTGGCCTCCGTGCCCAGGACCGACTCATAGAG GTGAACGGGCAGAATGTGGAGGGGCTGCGCCACGCGGAGGTGGTTGCCAGCATCAAGGCACGGGAGGACGAGGCCCGGCTGCTTGTGGTGGACCCCGAAACAGATGAGCACTTCAAGCGGCTGCGGGTCACACCCACTGAGGAGCATGTGGAAG GTCCATTGCCATCACCAGTCACCAACGGGACCAGCTCGGCCCAG CTCAATGGTGGCTCCGTGTGCTCGTCCCGAAGTGACCTGCCTGACTTAGACAAGGACACTGAG GATGGCAGTACCTGGAAGCGCGACCCTTTTCAGGAGAGCGGCCTCCACCTGAGCCCCACTGCAGCCGAGGCCAAGGAGAAGGTGAGAGCCACCAGGGTCAACAAGCGGGCGCCGCAGATGGACTGGAACCGGAAGCGAGAGATCTTCAGCAACTTCTGA
- the NHERF2 gene encoding Na(+)/H(+) exchange regulatory cofactor NHE-RF2 isoform X4: MARSGSATPPSPAPGAPPRSPSRRLMQDVNGPLRELRPRLCHLQKGPQGYGFNLHSDKSRPGQYIRSVDPGSPAAHSGLRAQDRLIEVNGQNVEGLRHAEVVASIKAREDEARLLVVDPETDEHFKRLRVTPTEEHVEGPLPSPVTNGTSSAQLNGGSVCSSRSDLPDLDKDTEDGSTWKRDPFQESGLHLSPTAAEAKEKVRATRVNKRAPQMDWNRKREIFSNF, encoded by the exons ATGGCCCGCTCTGGGAGTGCCACACCACCCTCCCCGGCCCCAGGAGCCCCTCCACGGAGCCCATCCCGGAGGCTTATGCAG GATGTCAACGGGCCCCTGAGGGAGCTGCGCCCGAGGCTCTGCCACCTGCAAAAAGGCCCCCAGGGCTACGGGTTTAACCTGCACAGTGACAAGTCCCGGCCTGGACAGTATATCCGCTCGGTGGACCCGGGCTCACCTGCTGCCCACTCTGGCCTCCGTGCCCAGGACCGACTCATAGAG GTGAACGGGCAGAATGTGGAGGGGCTGCGCCACGCGGAGGTGGTTGCCAGCATCAAGGCACGGGAGGACGAGGCCCGGCTGCTTGTGGTGGACCCCGAAACAGATGAGCACTTCAAGCGGCTGCGGGTCACACCCACTGAGGAGCATGTGGAAG GTCCATTGCCATCACCAGTCACCAACGGGACCAGCTCGGCCCAG CTCAATGGTGGCTCCGTGTGCTCGTCCCGAAGTGACCTGCCTGACTTAGACAAGGACACTGAG GATGGCAGTACCTGGAAGCGCGACCCTTTTCAGGAGAGCGGCCTCCACCTGAGCCCCACTGCAGCCGAGGCCAAGGAGAAGGTGAGAGCCACCAGGGTCAACAAGCGGGCGCCGCAGATGGACTGGAACCGGAAGCGAGAGATCTTCAGCAACTTCTGA
- the NTHL1 gene encoding endonuclease III-like protein 1 isoform X2 yields the protein MCSPQESGMNAVGVRMVTRSRSRGPGAGQQGRREKPAPLRREEAAAGRKSYSPVKRQRKAPRLNVAYEASEGEKGEGAEHLQSPAWEPQDWRRQLENIRTMRSGKDAPVDQLGAEHCYDLSAPPKVRRYQVLLSLMLSSQTKDQVTAGAMQRLRARGLTVDSILQTDDSTLGTLIYPVGFWRNKVKYIKQTSAILQQRYDGDIPASLAELVALPGVGPKMAHLAMAVAWGTVSGIAVDTHVHRIVNRLRWTKKATKSPEETRRALEEWLPRELWSEINGLLVGFGQQTCLPLRPRCQACLNRALCPAAHGL from the exons ATGTGTAGTCCGCAGGAATCCGGCATGAATGCGGTGGGCGTGAGGATGGTGACCCGCAGCCGGAGCCGGGGACCCGGGGCCGGTCAGCAGGGGCGTAGGGAGAAGCCAGCGCCGCTCCGGAGAGAAGAGGCGGCTGCAG GTAGGAAAAGCTACAGCCCTGTGAAGCGTCAGCGGAAGGCTCCAAGACTGAATGTGGCATACGAGgcctcagaaggtgagaaaggagaGGGGGCCGAGCATCTCCAGTCACCAGCCTGGGAGCCTCAGGACTGGCGGCGGCAGCTGGAGAACATCCGGACCATGAGGAGTGGAAAGGACGCACCCGTGGACCAGCTGGGGGCTGAGCACTGCTATGACCTCAGTGCACCCCCGAAG GTGCGGAGGTACCAGGTGCTGCTGTCACTGATGCTCTCCAGCCAGACCAAGGACCAGGTGACAGCAGGCGCCATGCAGCGGCTGCGGGCCCGGGGCCTGACGGTGGACAGCATCCTGCAGACGGATGACAGCACGCTGGGCACGCTCATCTATCCTGTGGGCTTCTGGAGG AACAAGGTGAAGTACATCAAGCAGACCAGTGCTATCCTGCAGCAGCGCTATGATGGGGACATCCCAGCCTCCTTGGCAGAGCTGGTGGCACTGCCAGGCGTCGGGCCCAAGATGGCGCACTTGGCCATGGCAGTGGCCTGGGGCACTGTGTCAGGCATTG CAGTGGACACACACGTGCACAGAATCGTAAACCGACTCAGATGGACCAAGAAGGCAACCAAGTCCCCGGAGGAGACCCGCAGGGCACTGGAGGAGTGGCTGCCCAG GGAGCTGTGGAGCGAGATCAATGGACTGCTGGTGGGCTTTGGCCAGCAGACTTGCCTGCCCCTCCGCCCGCGCTGCCAGGCCTGCCTCAACCGGGCCCTGTGCCCAGCTGCACACGGACTCTGA
- the NTHL1 gene encoding endonuclease III-like protein 1 isoform X1: MCSPQESGMNAVGVRMVTRSRSRGPGAGQQGRREKPAPLRREEAAAEGRKSYSPVKRQRKAPRLNVAYEASEGEKGEGAEHLQSPAWEPQDWRRQLENIRTMRSGKDAPVDQLGAEHCYDLSAPPKVRRYQVLLSLMLSSQTKDQVTAGAMQRLRARGLTVDSILQTDDSTLGTLIYPVGFWRNKVKYIKQTSAILQQRYDGDIPASLAELVALPGVGPKMAHLAMAVAWGTVSGIAVDTHVHRIVNRLRWTKKATKSPEETRRALEEWLPRELWSEINGLLVGFGQQTCLPLRPRCQACLNRALCPAAHGL, encoded by the exons ATGTGTAGTCCGCAGGAATCCGGCATGAATGCGGTGGGCGTGAGGATGGTGACCCGCAGCCGGAGCCGGGGACCCGGGGCCGGTCAGCAGGGGCGTAGGGAGAAGCCAGCGCCGCTCCGGAGAGAAGAGGCGGCTGCAG AAGGTAGGAAAAGCTACAGCCCTGTGAAGCGTCAGCGGAAGGCTCCAAGACTGAATGTGGCATACGAGgcctcagaaggtgagaaaggagaGGGGGCCGAGCATCTCCAGTCACCAGCCTGGGAGCCTCAGGACTGGCGGCGGCAGCTGGAGAACATCCGGACCATGAGGAGTGGAAAGGACGCACCCGTGGACCAGCTGGGGGCTGAGCACTGCTATGACCTCAGTGCACCCCCGAAG GTGCGGAGGTACCAGGTGCTGCTGTCACTGATGCTCTCCAGCCAGACCAAGGACCAGGTGACAGCAGGCGCCATGCAGCGGCTGCGGGCCCGGGGCCTGACGGTGGACAGCATCCTGCAGACGGATGACAGCACGCTGGGCACGCTCATCTATCCTGTGGGCTTCTGGAGG AACAAGGTGAAGTACATCAAGCAGACCAGTGCTATCCTGCAGCAGCGCTATGATGGGGACATCCCAGCCTCCTTGGCAGAGCTGGTGGCACTGCCAGGCGTCGGGCCCAAGATGGCGCACTTGGCCATGGCAGTGGCCTGGGGCACTGTGTCAGGCATTG CAGTGGACACACACGTGCACAGAATCGTAAACCGACTCAGATGGACCAAGAAGGCAACCAAGTCCCCGGAGGAGACCCGCAGGGCACTGGAGGAGTGGCTGCCCAG GGAGCTGTGGAGCGAGATCAATGGACTGCTGGTGGGCTTTGGCCAGCAGACTTGCCTGCCCCTCCGCCCGCGCTGCCAGGCCTGCCTCAACCGGGCCCTGTGCCCAGCTGCACACGGACTCTGA
- the NHERF2 gene encoding Na(+)/H(+) exchange regulatory cofactor NHE-RF2 isoform X3, with product MAAPEPLRPRLCRLVRGEHGYGFHLHGEKGRRGQFIRRVEPGSPAEAAALRAGDRLIEVNGVNVEGETHHQVVQRIKAVEGQTRLLVVDKETDEELRRRQLTCTEEMAQRGLPPAHDPWEPKPDWARGGSLSSEVVQKDVNGPLRELRPRLCHLQKGPQGYGFNLHSDKSRPGQYIRSVDPGSPAAHSGLRAQDRLIEVNGQNVEGLRHAEVVASIKAREDEARLLVVDPETDEHFKRLRVTPTEEHVEGPLPSPVTNGTSSAQDGSTWKRDPFQESGLHLSPTAAEAKEKVRATRVNKRAPQMDWNRKREIFSNF from the exons ATGGCCGCACCGGAGCCTCTGCGGCCGCGTCTGTGCCGCCTGGTGCGCGGCGAGCACGGCTACGGCTTCCACCTGCACGGCGAGAAGGGCCGCCGCGGGCAGTTCATTCGGCGCGTGGAGCCCGGTTCCCCGGCGGAGGCGGCCGCACTGCGCGCCGGAGACCGGCTGATCGAGGTCAACGGCGTCAACGTGGAGGGTGAGACGCACCACCAG GTGGTGCAGAGGATCAAGGCCGTGGAGGGGCAGACTCGGCTGCTGGTGGTGGACAAGGAGACGGACGAAGAGCTCCGCCGGCGGCAACTGACCTGCACTGAGGAGATGGCCCAGCGAGGGCTGCCGCCTGCCCACGACCCCTGGGAGCCAAAGCCGGACTGGGCACGAGGGGGCAGCCTCAGCTCTGAGGTCGTTCAGAAG GATGTCAACGGGCCCCTGAGGGAGCTGCGCCCGAGGCTCTGCCACCTGCAAAAAGGCCCCCAGGGCTACGGGTTTAACCTGCACAGTGACAAGTCCCGGCCTGGACAGTATATCCGCTCGGTGGACCCGGGCTCACCTGCTGCCCACTCTGGCCTCCGTGCCCAGGACCGACTCATAGAG GTGAACGGGCAGAATGTGGAGGGGCTGCGCCACGCGGAGGTGGTTGCCAGCATCAAGGCACGGGAGGACGAGGCCCGGCTGCTTGTGGTGGACCCCGAAACAGATGAGCACTTCAAGCGGCTGCGGGTCACACCCACTGAGGAGCATGTGGAAG GTCCATTGCCATCACCAGTCACCAACGGGACCAGCTCGGCCCAG GATGGCAGTACCTGGAAGCGCGACCCTTTTCAGGAGAGCGGCCTCCACCTGAGCCCCACTGCAGCCGAGGCCAAGGAGAAGGTGAGAGCCACCAGGGTCAACAAGCGGGCGCCGCAGATGGACTGGAACCGGAAGCGAGAGATCTTCAGCAACTTCTGA